The bacterium genome has a segment encoding these proteins:
- the fliD gene encoding flagellar filament capping protein FliD produces MATGINFNGLASGLDTESIITKLMQLEKVPIQRLTKQQTDLTNQLSAMQQFQSRVNNLQASLGALTNTTAFSSVTVSSSKTEVATVATTSTAQQGTYSLKVSQLAQSQKISSKAYNNSTSALNLTGSIVVNNKAITVTATDTLATVAGKINTANVGVVASILNGGENSTYLTLTAKDSGIANKVGIADVGSGNVLNQLGLLSGVESVRESITNGMASFDFTSQTTAIGSMLGLSASPTGTITVNGLDVTIDLATDTLLTVADKIMAADPTVTATVTSTTTNGTTKYSLELVGAASQPTLTDNNNILKVMGLTQFNPGDELLAAKDALFSIDNHSFSRSSNSITDVISGVTVNLVKANLTTPEESTITMSKDITTMKNNVNNFVTAFNNFVDFVDANSKLDAATFETGAFFGNYVTSSIRDSVIGDATNIVSGLSGTLDTLTEIGITLDSSNKLSVDNSKLTEALNGDVSAISALFQSVGTPSTTDLRYISSTSKTTVNITGYEVNISQLATKALVSGTQAYTSPLPIGETEMLTFSGVPFGSSSINILLTGGQTLDQAVAQINADTRLNSQLQASNVGGILTFTAVKYGSQGNFSVVSDKDALGYSGVGKTAILGTGLNVKGTLDGGTEIEGLGQFLTGATDTDAEGLQVMVTGTTLGSYGTVKFTRGIAQNISDYLQGVSDSATGDISAYNKSIQDQIDYLTTRMTEMQALTADREIALRAKFSALEDTISRMNSQSSQLTAMWNGIAANK; encoded by the coding sequence ATGGCTACAGGAATTAACTTTAACGGTCTAGCATCAGGACTAGATACAGAATCGATTATCACTAAATTGATGCAGTTGGAAAAAGTGCCTATCCAGAGGCTTACAAAGCAGCAAACTGATCTCACGAATCAGCTTTCTGCAATGCAGCAATTCCAATCCAGGGTCAACAACCTTCAGGCATCTCTAGGCGCATTAACTAATACCACCGCATTCTCATCCGTTACAGTTTCTAGCTCGAAAACTGAAGTAGCCACTGTTGCCACAACCTCTACCGCTCAACAAGGAACCTACAGCCTAAAAGTAAGCCAATTAGCTCAATCACAAAAGATAAGCTCTAAAGCTTATAACAATTCAACTTCTGCTTTAAACCTAACCGGCTCCATTGTAGTTAACAACAAGGCAATCACGGTCACAGCAACGGATACTCTCGCCACAGTTGCCGGAAAGATTAATACTGCAAATGTCGGGGTCGTAGCCTCAATACTTAACGGTGGTGAAAACAGTACCTATCTCACCCTTACCGCCAAGGATTCAGGGATTGCAAATAAAGTAGGGATAGCTGATGTTGGCTCAGGCAATGTACTCAACCAATTAGGACTTCTCAGTGGGGTCGAGTCTGTACGCGAATCGATTACCAATGGAATGGCGTCATTCGATTTCACCAGTCAAACGACTGCGATAGGTTCAATGCTCGGTTTAAGCGCTTCACCCACAGGGACGATTACAGTGAATGGTCTCGATGTTACTATTGATCTGGCAACCGACACATTACTGACGGTTGCTGACAAGATTATGGCAGCCGATCCGACAGTGACTGCCACTGTAACAAGTACGACAACAAATGGAACAACCAAATACTCATTAGAACTAGTGGGAGCCGCTTCCCAACCCACCCTAACAGACAACAACAATATTCTCAAGGTTATGGGGCTTACTCAGTTCAACCCTGGGGATGAATTGCTTGCAGCGAAGGACGCTCTTTTTTCAATTGATAACCACTCATTTAGTCGTTCATCCAATTCAATCACCGATGTCATATCGGGCGTAACGGTCAATCTTGTCAAAGCTAACTTAACTACCCCTGAGGAAAGCACCATCACGATGTCGAAAGACATCACGACGATGAAAAATAACGTCAACAACTTCGTAACAGCTTTTAACAATTTTGTTGATTTCGTAGATGCGAACTCAAAGTTAGATGCGGCTACTTTCGAAACAGGCGCCTTCTTTGGCAATTATGTGACGAGCAGTATACGCGATAGTGTTATTGGTGATGCCACTAATATAGTTTCTGGATTAAGTGGCACTCTTGATACCCTAACAGAAATCGGCATCACGCTCGACTCTTCCAATAAGCTTTCAGTTGATAACAGCAAACTAACAGAAGCACTTAATGGAGATGTGAGTGCGATAAGCGCTCTCTTCCAGTCAGTCGGCACACCCAGCACCACAGACTTGCGTTATATAAGTTCGACCTCTAAGACGACAGTGAACATAACAGGTTATGAAGTAAACATCTCCCAACTGGCAACCAAAGCTTTGGTTTCAGGTACACAAGCATACACCAGTCCTTTACCGATTGGCGAGACGGAAATGCTTACATTTTCGGGAGTGCCTTTTGGCTCGAGTTCGATTAATATCCTCCTGACGGGGGGGCAAACACTCGATCAAGCAGTTGCTCAGATAAATGCCGACACACGTCTCAACAGCCAACTTCAAGCCTCAAATGTTGGCGGTATCCTTACTTTCACAGCCGTAAAATATGGCAGTCAAGGCAATTTCTCAGTCGTTTCCGATAAAGATGCTCTTGGTTACAGCGGTGTTGGCAAGACTGCGATATTAGGCACTGGGTTGAATGTTAAAGGAACTTTGGATGGAGGTACGGAAATTGAAGGTCTTGGCCAGTTTCTCACCGGCGCCACCGATACGGATGCTGAAGGGCTTCAGGTGATGGTCACTGGTACAACACTAGGTAGTTATGGCACTGTCAAGTTCACACGTGGTATTGCTCAAAATATCTCAGATTATCTTCAGGGAGTAAGCGATTCTGCCACTGGTGACATCTCCGCATACAACAAGTCCATACAAGACCAAATTGACTACTTGACCACTCGAATGACTGAAATGCAAGCGCTAACTGCTGATAGAGAAATTGCGCTCCGCGCGAAATTCTCCGCTTTAGAAGATACCATCAGCAGGATGAATAGCCAATCTTCTCAGTTAACCGCAATGTGGAACGGCATTGCTGCGAATAAGTAA